From the Deltaproteobacteria bacterium genome, the window CAGGGCCTTCCGGTTTCGCCATTCCAACGAATCGCCAATCTTGGGTGCTCGTCGTAGGTTCCCTCCGCGACAGACCAGCATCCCTCACCACCGTCGTGCAAGATGGCTGGAGGGTCCCGGTGTTGCCAGCGGTCCCTTGGTGCGGTGACATTCTCTGGGTGAATATATGGCATCCGAGCCCCCTTCCTTGCGTGGTGCCTCAGTTCAAGAGGCAGTCAGGTTGGATTCCACAGATCCGAAGAGCCGCTCGACGCAACGCACTTGATCGTGCGACCTCCAGGCCACCTTCTACGACTTTCCCGCGGCTTACTGGCAGCATCTGCGCACCACGGACCCCATCGAGTCGATCTTCGCCACCACTCGACTACGAACTGCCAAGACCCGAAACTGCCTCAGCGTCAAGACCACCTTGAGCTTGGTGCACCAACTGGCCATAAGTGCTCAGAAGCGCTGCCGACGCCTCTGGGGGTTAGGTCAGCTCGCTGACCTAACCCCCTATCGACACCTGATTCCTTCGGCAACGGTCCATAGGACGGTTGGGTTACCTGGCAGTCTAAATGTAGTTGTGAGAAAACCGGGAGACACCAAGTGGACACGATCGCCACCTTTCAGGATAGTCGCACGCCCCTGTGCCATCAACTTGCTGAAGGCGGCATAGTCCTTGTCCCCAATTAGGGACAACCCGAGATCGAGGGACTCCTTGTCGATTGCGGCGACATGACCGGCGACGCTTTGGCAGTATCGCGTCTGTCCAAAAGCTAAGTCACATAGAAGAAGGCCAAGAACAGCTACAAGTACGGTGCATTTGGTCATGTACCCCTACCGGTTCTTCTTTAAGGCAACGCCAGTCGTTGGTTGGGCTTCGTTGATCATGGCTGTCAAGACCTCTTCGGCTTCCAGCGTTCACGAATGGCCGCGTTGATCTGGTCGATCATGATTTGCGCCTGCTGAGCGGTGAGCACCAGGATCTTGTCGTCGAGCCAAACGAAGTATTCCTTGTCCACTTCCTCCACCCGGATCTCATCGACGCGCATCGCGGATTTCGTTCCCTTCTTCATGCTCACGCTCCCAGCCTTAATCGTGGGTACGAAGGCTCGGCGGCGGGAGAGGCAGCTAGCCACCCGCACCTTTGGAGGGAAGGACCGAGCCTTCGCACCCAAGGTTGTCCACAACCAGTCTTCCATGTGCCATCGGCCAGGATAGTCGTGAGAGCTTCGTTGAGGCTCCGGAGAAGCGCACCCGGCCCTCCTGGGTGTCGTGGCGGCTGAACGTGATGTAGATGCCCCCACGTGCCGTCGTGGGCCCGGGCCACCTTGCCGAGCTCCACGCCCTGATGAAATCGTGCCATCGTCGAGAATCATGGGCACCGTTCCGTCGAGCATCCACTTCTCCGTGCAGACACGATAAAATTACCATATATTGTCAAAGCACACGATGAACATATATGGTACGTGTAAGTTTAAGGGTCGCACTACGGTCTTCGAGCAGCAACGACAACGGACGCTTCGAGGCTTCGCGGAGGCTCGGCGCGGAGGCGACCTACGGGGTGGCGTTGTTCGGCGGTCGGATCACGGGGACGCCCAAAGCGGGGCTCTCACTCTCGGGCGGCGACGCGCCGTCCGCGCACGAGGTGATGTTCGATGGACTCGACTGCTTTGCCCCAATCCTCCGAACCCCGCGCAACGTTGCGCGCGTGCCGCGCGGGCGTCCGTCTTGCGCTGCTTTTCTTCGCTACCCTACGGGCGCTCCAAGACGTCGGTCGAGGCGTTTGGACTCTCCCGGTCGATTTCAGAGCATTGCACCGGTTTCGAGATGCCATGCAACAGGTGGTCGATGAACATTGTCGGCGCAAATGGACGTGGCAGAGCCCGCACCTGAGAGTTGACGGTGTTGGGAGAAGGCCACCGAAGTGTTGAACCCCCCGTCAGCATATGTCGACGGCTACGCCAAAGCGCGCGCCGTCGACCGCGAGACTGCGGACAACTACGTCGCCCACACCCGTATAGGCGACCCGGTCATGGACGCAGTGGTGGAAGAGATGGCGTCGCTGCCCCCGGAACAGATCCACAAGTTCGTTCGAGCGGGGATGGAGGAGGATCGCGACGGTTTGCGCAATGCGCCGCGATCGTTGCGCGACTTCTTCATTGACGCACCGCAGCCTGACCCGGACTGGCTCGATCGCGACGCCTTCGGCCCGGGCATCCGCGCCTTTCAAAGAAACTCGGTCCTCGTCCTTTCGGCTTTCGTCACGGGTGTGCTGATTGACGGGTTTTCCACCCTGATAAGCAAGTCTTTCGTGGAAACCGGGCGGATATTCGAGAACGGCGTCTGGCGGCTCAAGCAGAACAACCGTCATCAGATGGAGATATTCCTTCCCGGCGGGCTGGAACGGTACGGCGAGGGTTGGAAACTGTCGGTTCGCATCCGGTTCGTGCACGCGCAGGTGCGGCGGCTGCTGGGACAGACCGCGGAATGGGACCACGACGTCTGCGGCGTGCCGATCAGCGCCGCGCACCCCGGCCACGCGGTCGCGTGTTTCGCGGCGCGCACCGTCAAACACTCGGAGGCGCTGGGAGCTCGTTACACTGCCGAGGAGCGCGCCGGTTTCCACGACGTCTGGCGCTACGCCGGTTATCTCATGGGGATCCCCGAGACCATCCTCTTTGCCGACGAGAGCGACGCACTCCACAGGTACCGGATCGGGTCCCTTTGTGAGCCTCCTCCTACCGAGGATGCGATCATCATGACCAAAGCGTTGATCAACTCCGCGCCGCTGGTGGCGAACATTACTGATCCGGAAGAACGGCGTCAGTTGGTGAGGAACGTCATCTACCCCATTTCGCGGGCGCTGGTGGGCAACAAGCTCGCCGATCAGTTGAATTTCCCCAGGAAGGGTGGAATGCCTTTCCCCTTGCTCGCTTACCGCATCGACCAGCACCTTCAGCGGTTGAAGGCGTGGTACCGAAAGGAAAGGGTGCGAAATTTCTCGACGCTTCTCGAGGCCTCGGCCTATGACGACGCCGGCGTGAGTTACCGGCTGCCCGACCACCCCCACGACGAGCGGTCCAGCAAGTGGTGAGCGGCGGCTCCGCCGCACCGGCTCGTGTCCTTCCCACTCGGGCGGCGTGCCGACGCCGCACAATTGCCACAAGGACGACACAGTCACTGGCGGCGCTGGCCGATGCAAGAATGGCTCGAAAGTCCAGTGACCGGAAGGCACTAGCGAGAGGAGAAGAACGCGCGTCGGCCTCCGTCTTGAGGACGGATCGACGAAATTTGCCGAACGCGTCACCCAGTTGCGTCACTTCGACCGGCTTGGGCCTCATGGTTCCATACTTCCGGATCATTGATGTTCGC encodes:
- a CDS encoding oxygenase MpaB family protein — translated: MNPPSAYVDGYAKARAVDRETADNYVAHTRIGDPVMDAVVEEMASLPPEQIHKFVRAGMEEDRDGLRNAPRSLRDFFIDAPQPDPDWLDRDAFGPGIRAFQRNSVLVLSAFVTGVLIDGFSTLISKSFVETGRIFENGVWRLKQNNRHQMEIFLPGGLERYGEGWKLSVRIRFVHAQVRRLLGQTAEWDHDVCGVPISAAHPGHAVACFAARTVKHSEALGARYTAEERAGFHDVWRYAGYLMGIPETILFADESDALHRYRIGSLCEPPPTEDAIIMTKALINSAPLVANITDPEERRQLVRNVIYPISRALVGNKLADQLNFPRKGGMPFPLLAYRIDQHLQRLKAWYRKERVRNFSTLLEASAYDDAGVSYRLPDHPHDERSSKW